The Brassica napus cultivar Da-Ae chromosome C7, Da-Ae, whole genome shotgun sequence genome has a segment encoding these proteins:
- the LOC106348870 gene encoding zinc finger CCHC domain-containing protein 10, which produces MSESKDEKAQVAADRIKAAALTASKGLSRTQAERAAAAASRNVNAYGQKEEGPSRWQEKREAKRQMYLMSTEKAVRLGERKDKSVSASVVGGSSLAASQCQKCFQTGHWTYECKNERVYISRPSRTQQLKNPKLRTKPSVDDLDGDDEKLDAGNGKDEEEGERRSSKKSKRKQRSKSESGSDSEASVFETDSSDGSESSGESDSEYSSSSESEEERRRRRRRNKRKSKKKPKQRKERRRRKYSSSSSEEESSDSESASDSDSDEDRSSRKKKSKRHSSNNKRR; this is translated from the coding sequence ATGTCTGAATCAAAGGATGAGAAAGCACAGGTTGCAGCAGACAGGATCAAAGCTGCAGCACTCACCGCTTCCAAAGGCTTAAGCCGCACCCAAGCTGAGCGAGCAGCTGCTGCTGCTTCCAGAAACGTCAACGCTTACggtcagaaggaggaaggtccGAGTCGATGGCAGGAGAAGAGGGAAGCCAAGAGGCAGATGTATCTGATGAGTACCGAGAAAGCCGTCAGGCTTGGGGAAAGGAAAGACAAGTCAGTGTCGGCATCGGTGGTGGGAGGAAGCAGCTTGGCGGCTTCGCAGTGTCAGAAGTGTTTCCAGACGGGGCACTGGACTTACGAGTGCAAGAACGAGAGGGTTTACATCTCTAGGCCTTCGAGAACTCAGCAGCTTAAGAATCCTAAACTGAGGACGAAGCCTTCTGTTGATGATcttgatggtgatgatgagaagctagatgCAGGAAACgggaaagatgaagaagaaggtgagAGGCGGTCGTCCAAGAAGAGCAAGAGAAAGCAGAGGTCGAAATCTGAGTCTGGCAGTGACAGTGAAGCTTCTGTGTTTGAAACAGATAGTAGTGACGGCTCTGAATCGTCTGGAGAGAGTGATTCGGAGTACAGTTCATCGTCTGAGTCGGAGGAggaaaggaggaggaggaggagaaggaataagaggaagagcaagaagaagCCAAAGCAGAGGAAGGAAAGGCGGAGAAGAAAATACAGCTCCTCTTCATCTGAGGAGGAGTCATCTGACTCAGAATCAGCTTCGGACTCTGATTCTGATGAAGACAGAAGCAGtagaaagaagaagagcaagaggcacagcagcaacaacaagcgTCGTTGA